One Archangium violaceum genomic window, CGAAGGTCTCGAGCCGCTGGGCCACTTTCCTCGACTCCTCCAGCGCGATATTGAGCACCGCGACGCCCCCGAGCGCGAGCCTGCGCCGCACGTCCTCGAGGAAGAGTGCCTCCTTCAGGTGGTCCGGCGTCCCGCTGTCCGAGAACGCATCGAGCAGGATGAGATCGTAGCGAGCCCCCTGCCGTGCCATGAAGCGGGCCCCGTCCCCCACGTGGATATGGAGCCGGGAGTCCTCGCGGACGCCGAAGAAGCGCCGGGCCACGTCCACCACCACCGGGTTGATCTCCACCACGTCCACCTGCGCGCGGCGGGGCAGGAGCCGGTGCATCAACATGGGGAACGCGCCCCCTCCGAGCCCCACCACCAGCACCCGGGAGCGGCCCCTCGTGAGCGCGAGCCCGGCGGTGGCCACTCGCACGTAGTTCGTGGGAACCGCCAGGGGATCGCTCTTGAGGATGGCGCTCTGCAGCGCTCCCTCGGGGCTGTCGAAGCGGAGCGTGCGCTGATCGCCCTCGTCCACCACGTACACGGTCCCGAAGGGGGAGGGGGCCTCGTGGACCACGGACAGCGACACGTTTTCTCCTCCGGGAGAGGTTTCAGGGGGGAATCGGTAGCACGACCCGGCGAAGGCCGCGAGCCCCCTCCCCGCGAGCCCCCGTCTGGGGTGGAGCAGGGTAGAGTTCGCGGCGTCTCATGTTCGTCAGGGAGCTCTGGGTGTCGCGCCTGCTGGGAGCAGTGGTGGGAGTCTTCGTGCTCGTCGTCTCGGGCTGTGCGCACGAGCCCGTCGGGCCTTCACGCTCCGAGGCTTCCGCTCCCCAAGGGACGCCTGTCCGGGAGCCGCTTCCCACGGGGTCCCTCGTCCTCCGGGGCGTCGTGACCTGGGAGGGCAAGCCCGTGGCGGGCGCGACGGTGAGCGCCGTGCTCCATGCCGACGTGCCCCTCTCCGCGCGAGACTGTGTCCAGGGTGAGCCCGGGATGACGATCCTCGACCCCGGGTGCGGTGCCATGAAGGGGGAACTGGCACAGACGGCGGACTGGCTCGGTCGCAGGTCCCCGCTCCGCGAGACCGTGACGGATGCCGATGGCTGGTTCGAGTTCTCCAACCTCCGGGCCGCGACCTACGACCTCTGGGCCAGCGGACCCAAGGGGACCGCCTTCGTGGCCGCCATTCCCGCCGGAGCCAACGTGGCCCAGGTCCCGCTGGAAGCGGGCAGGCCCGTCACGGTGGACGTCATGGACGGGAACTCGGGGCAGCCCCTGGCCGGTGCCCAGGTCGCGCTGCTTCCCCGGGCCGGAGGCTACGCCTTCCTGGCGACCTCGGACGCTGGAGGAAAGGTCGTCTTCCCGCGAGTGCCCACGGGCGAGTTCCACGCGGTCGCCTCGTTTCCCGGACGCCTCGCGGAGGCGGGCCCGGTGGGTGGGGACGCGCTGTCCCTCCGCCTGCACGTGCCTCGGACGCTCTCGGGCCGCGTGCTCCGGCAGGGGGAGGGGGCGGCGGGCCTCCGTGTCCAACTCGAGGGCGAGGGATGGCGGCGGCTCGAGGAGACCCGGGCGGACGGGAGCTTCCGGATGGAGGGTCTGCCACCCGGCCGTTACACGCTGCGGGTGCGTGAGGGGAAGGAGATCGCGACGGCGGCGGTGCGCATCCCCGAGGAGGGGGACTTCACGGACGCCCGGCTCTCCCTGGAGCCTTGCGGCGAGGTGACCGGACGTGTCGCGCGTCCCAATGGGGCACCCATTCAGGGCGCGGAGCTGGAGCTGCTCCTCACCCGTGACGACGTCTGGCGAAGGCTCGTCACCACCACCTCCGCGGACGGGCGGTTCCGCTTCGAGTGCGTGGACCCGGGCCAGGTGGGGCTCTCCATCAAGGCCGCTGGCCACGTTCTCCCGAGCGAGCCGATGAGGCGGGACCTGGCCGCTGGGAGCTCTGTCTCGGCGGACTTCACCCTTCAGCAGGCCGCTCCGGTGCGCGGGCGCATCCTGGATCCGGAAGGACGGGGGCTCCGGGGCGTCCGTATCCGCTTCTTCCCGCGCGAGGCGCGAAGCCTCCCCGACTCCGGGGAAGCGCGGGGCGATGTCCCTCGGGGAGGCAGCGCCACGACGGCCGGGGATGGGAGCTTCGAGGTGGATGGGCTCGCTCCCGGCCGCTACGAATACGAGCTCTCACCGGATGAGACCTTCTTCGAGGCCCGGGGCGAGGTGCGCCTGCCCGCCACGAACCTGAGGCTCAAACTGCGTCGCAAACCCGTGCCGACCGGAGTCCTGGAGCGCGGGTCCGAGCGCCTCCGGGCCCGTCTCTCCCTGGCCGGGGAGTGAGCGGCCTGGCGTCACGCGGTGGGTGTCCGGAGCCTGGCGTGTCGGGCATCCCTCCGGGTGTGCCTGTTCAACCCAGGGCCGCCCTGGTAGATCCCCGGTGACCCGCCTGGGGGGGAGACCCGCCCCGCGCACCCGAGAGGGAGCCACGTGGCCGAGCAAGTACCGTTTGGAGCGTTGTCGTTCGCAGAGAACCCGGAGCCGCGCTGTCCGTGCGTGCTGCTGCTGGACACCTCCGGCTCCATGAATGGGCGTCCCATCGAGGCGCTCAACGCGGGGCTGCTCCAGTACCGGGACGAGCTGGCCGCGGACAGTCTGGCCTCCAAGCGGGTGGAGGTGGCGGTGGTCACCTTCGGGGGCCAGGTGCAGACGCTGCACGACTTCTCCACCGCGGACGCCTTCTTCCCCTCCCCGCTGATGGCCGAGGGCAACACCCCCATGGGCGAGGCCATCGTCCGCGCCACGGACATGCTGTCGGTGCGCAAGAGCCTCTACCGGCAGAACGGCATCCTCTTCTACCGGCCGTGGATCTTCCTCATCACCGATGGGGGCCCCACGGATGCGTGGCAGTCCGCCGCCGAGCGCGTGCGCCAGGGCGAGGCCTCCAAGGCCTTCTCCTTCTTCGCCGTGGGCGTGGAGGGGGCCAACCTCGACGTGCTGAAGCAGATCTCCGTGCGCGAGCCGCTCAAGCTGGACGGCCTGCGCTTCCGGGACCTGTTCCAGTGGCTGTCCAACTCGCAGAAGGCCGTGTCCCGCTCGCAGACGACGGACGAGGTGCGGCTGGCCAACCCGGCGGCTCCCGGCGGCTGGGCCTCCGTCTAGGGACAGGGCACACCGTATGTGGAGGCTGCTCCAGCAGTCCCTGGAGGGGACCTCGCACCGGCGCTCGGCCACGCCGTGTCAGGACAGCTGCGCGGGCACGGCCACGTGTCCGGGGCAGGAGTCCTTCCTGGTGGTGGCGTGCGCGGATGGGGCGGGCAGTGCCGGGCTGAGTCAGGAGGGCTCGGCGTTGGCGTGCCGGCGCTTCGTGGAGGTGGCCTGTGAGGCGCTCGAGCGCGAGGGTCCGGAGGCACTGCGAGACCCGGAGCGGATCCGCGGCTGGTACCGGGAGGTGCGGCGGACGCTGGAGGAGGAGGCCACGAGGCGCGAGGTGCCGGTGCGCGAGCTGGCCTGCACGCTGCTGACGGCGGTGGTGGGGGAGAACGCGGCCGTGTTCGCGCAGGTGGGTGACGGGGCCATCGTCGTGCGCCAGGGCGAGGGCTACGTGCCCATCTTCTGGCCGCAGGTGGGCGAGTACGCGAACACCACCTGGTTCGTCACCTCGCCGGACCTGGAGCAGGTGCTGCAGGTGGTGTGCGGGGAGCCGGTGGACGAGGTGGCCCTGTTCACCGACGGGCTGCAGATGCTGGCGCTCCACTTCGCGTCGCGCTCGGTGCACCGCCCCTTCTTCGAGCCCCTGTTCACCGCGCTGCGCGGCGCCGCGCACCCGGAGGACCTGGTGGTGCCCCTGCGCTCGTTCCTGGACTCGCCCGCGGTGAACGAGCGGACGGACGATGACAAGACGCTCGTGCTCGCCGTCCGGGAAGGCCGTGCGCCCGTCGAGGGGACGCCATGAGCGCCGGGTCCATGCCGTTGTCCGGGTCGGGGCGCTCGGCCTCTCCAGGCGGGTAGGCCGTGTCGCAGACGCTCCTCTTCAACGCGCGAGGTGAGCGGATCGCCCTGGGCCCGGAGCTGGGACGAGGGGGAGAGGGCGCGGTGTACGCGCTGCCCCGGGATGCCTGGCACGTGGCGAAGGTGTACCTGTCGGCGCCACCGGCGGAGCAGGGGCAGAAGCTGCTGTGGATGGCGGCCCACGCGCCGAAGGGAGTGGAGAAGCTGGCGGCCTGGCCGCGCGAGGTTCTGCACGAGGGCCGAGCCGGAGGCCCGGTGCGTGGCTTCACGATGCCCCGGGTGAACGGCTTCAAGCCCATCCACCTGCTGTACTCCACGGCCAGCCGCCGCAAGGAGTTCCCCACCGCGGACTGGGCCTTCCTGGTGCAGACGGCGCTCAACTGCGCCAGCGTCTTCGAGGAGCTGCACGCCCTGGGTCACCTGGTGGGGGACGTGAACGAGAGCAACCTGCTGGTGTCGCCGAAGGACGCCACGGTGCGGCTCATCGACTGCGACTCGTTCCAGATCCGGGCGGGGAGCCGGGTGTACCGCTGCGAGGTGGGAGTCCCGCTCTTCACGCCACCCGAGCTGCAGGGCCAGAGCTTCGCGGGGCTGGAGCGGACCGCGTCGCACGAGGGCTTCAGCCTGGCGGTGCTGCTCTTCCACCTGCTCTTCCTGGGGCGCCATCCCTTCACGGGCGTCTTCGCCGGACAGGGGGAGATGACACCGGAGCGGGCGATCCGCGAGTTCCGCTTCGCCTACGGGCGCAACGCGCGGGCGCTCCAGATGACGCCACCGGCGATCCACCTGCCACTGGCCACGCTGCCGAAGGAACTGGCGGGGCTCTTCGAGCAGGCCTTCGCTCCGGAGGCCTCGCGGACGGGGAGGCCAGGAGCCACGGCGTGGTACCGGGCCCTCCAGGGGTTGGCGCGAGCGCTGCGCACGTGCCCCCAGGAGCCCACCCACAAGTATCCGCAGCACCTGGCGGCCTGCCCATGGTGCGAGATGTTGGCCACGCGCGGGGTGGCCTTCTTCACCGCGCCGGGCAATCAGGCGCCGGCGCAGGGCTTCACGTGTGGCTTCCCGGACATCGAGCCCTTGTGGGTCGAGGCCCAGCGGCTGTTGTCTCCGAAGCTGACCGCGCCGGTGCCCGTTGCGCCGATGCCCGCGTTGCCGGACTGGCTGCCGGAGGATCTCCAGGCGGAAGTGAACCGGGTGCGGCAGGCGAGCCTGGCCATGCTGGTGGGTGGCGTGCTGGCCACGGTGGGCTGGTGGGTGCTGGTGCTGGCGTCCTCGAGGGTGGGTCAGCTGATCCTGGTGCCCGCCTGTACGCTGCTGGCGAGTGCCTCGGTGCTGTGGTGGAAGGGCCGGAGGGATCTCCGGCTCCCGGGGCTGATGGCCGAGCAGCAGGAACTGCTTCGGCAGGCGGAGTCAGGGCTGGCTGCGGCGCAGGCCGAGTACGAGCGCTTCAAGGAGGAGCTGAACCGGCTGGGGGAGCGGGCGCGCCAGCTGCTGCACGGGCTGCGAGCGGAGTACGGCAGGTTGCAGCCGGAGTACGAGGCCGAGCAGCGCCGGCAGCTCCAGCACCGTGAGGCGTTGCAGCGCGAGCAGTTCCTGCGCGGAGTGCTCATCGAGGATCAGGAGATCGAGGGCATCAAGCAGGGGCTGAAGTCGAACCTGGTGCGCTGGGGCATCGAGTCCGCGTACGACGTGTTGAAGGAGGACGTGAGGCAGGTGCCGGGCTTCGGAGCGGTGCGCTCGGCGAGGCTGGTGGCGTGGGCGAAGGAAGTGGAGAAGGGCTTCCGGTTCGATCCGAGCCTGGCGGTGAGCGAGGCGGAGCGGCGGGCGCTGGTGTCGCACTTCCTGCATCGCAAGGCATCGCTGCGCTCGAGGCTGGAGGCGGAGGTGGCGCCGCTGCGGACGTGGTCGCAGGAGATGGTGAAGCGCTCGGGAGAGCTGGCGGCGAAGGTGGAGGGGGCGCAGCAGATGAAGATGAGGGCCACGCTGGGGATGCCGGCGGCACAACCGGCGATGGACGCCGCGCTGAAGCCTCGAGTGTGGGAGGACCCGCGCTGCGTGTTGGGACTGGTCGCGGCCGTGGTGCTGGGAGGACTGGTGGGCCTGATGACGAGGTCCCCGGGGCGCACGGAGCCGATGACCGTGGCGCGACCTCTGGTGGTACAGGAGCAGGTGGAGCACGAACTCCCAGCCGAGGTGCTGCCCCAGGACTGCATGGCGCGGGAGAGGGCGACCACGGTGGCGCCGGTGCTGGAGCGACTCTCGGCGGGGAGCCGGCTGGAAGTGGTGGCGGAGGAGAGCGGGTGGCGCAAGGTGGTGCTGGCGAGCGGTCGCGAGGGCTGGACGGGCCCGGGCTGCTGGTCCGCGCCTTGAGACGCGTGACGGTGCTGCTCCGCGAGGCAGGCGACACGTTCTAGTCGTGCAGCATTGCGAGAAACGCCGAGAAGCTGTCCGCGATGGGGTGGATGTCTGTCTCTACAGTGACGAGAACGATTTTGGGCTCATCAGGCGTGGTTCGGTAGTCGAAGCATACATATTGGCCTCCAGGGGTGTCGCCGAATGGGTATATTCCCGAAGGCACATGAGGCTTTAGTGTCTGGTATGCGTTTCGCGCGGAGTACGCGCGCCACTTCTCATCCTCACAGATCGTCAAGAGGGTGTTGAAGACATCGGTGCCCCTGCCTACATCGAAGACGCACGGTTCAGGGACCATGCCCTGGTGAAGGGATACGATTGTTCTGTATTGCTCGGGGAGCCGTACGCCCCAATGGCGCGCCAGCAATTCGATCTCATCGAGCGTCGCTGGATGTGGCTTCTGCCAAAGGTAGTTCAGCCATCGAATGGTCATGGTCTTGAGCACTCAGTCGAGAAAGCGGCGCTCCCAGCGGCGCATGTCCTCCGCGGCGAGGCTGTCCCGGCTCGGGGGCTCTTGATAGAGCCATGGCTCCAGCACGCGCGCTAACTCGCGATAGAGCGGCAGGTCGCGGCCCTGCTCGGTGTCGCCCGCTTCGGGCCATTCCCCCAGGGTGACGACGGCCCGCTCGCCTTCCATCTCTTGGACGGAAATGTCCGGAGAAGAAAGGCGGGAGCGCAGGCCCGTCGAGCCCCCCAACTCGCCGAGCACGGGTTGGCCGAGGAAGGTCAGCCAGGAGGGACCCTTCACCCGCGTGCCGATGTTCCAGGACAATCTCATCAGGTCGGGAACATCCATCCCCGGGTAACGGAATCGGAGGTGCTGGAGTTCCGGAGGGGTGCCGAGGCGATTGAACGCAAGGCCCGCATGGCCGGAGCTGAAGGGCAGCGGAGCGGCGAGTTCCAGCGCCAACTTGCGAACATGGCTCGGGCCATGTTCCTCCAGATACTCCGTGGGCAACCAGAAGGACACGGCGCAGACGGCGCCCGGGTGGAATGCTTCAAGCCCTTTCCCACAGTACTCGACCTCGTAACCACGGGCGCTATCCGGACTCTCACACAAGTCGAAGATGTGGCTGCCGGGCCAGCTCTCGTCGGACAACTGTCGCTGGACGACGTCCCATCCCGAGGCATCCAACTCCCACCATTCGCCGTGGTCATCGGGATACCAGGCAAGCGCCCGAGGTCCCACGGCGCGCAGGTACACTTCCAACGAGCGCGCCACGGCGGGAGCTACTTCTTCGTGAGAGCGCTGCATATAGAAGCAGAGACTCAAGCTCTCGCGCATCAACAGCCCGCCATGCCACGAGGTGAGCCGTATTCTCGGATAGTGCTCGCTCATCAATAGATCCTCCAGATGGGAGCCACGCGAAAGGGCCTCACTCCCAATGCCCTGTGGTACATCGCCCCTTGATTGGATTCATGATAGGGGTGTCCTTTAGGATAGTCGTTCCACCTGGGCTCATTGCTGGTGGGGCAGGGGAACTTGAAGTCATAGACCGCCAGGACTTCGAGAGGGTTGCCCGAGTGGATGACCACATCGGGCACGAGCGTCCCCACGAGTTCGTCAGCGCATCCCTGCTGACGGAGGGCATGTTCTTCCTCGGAGCCGACCAGTTGTTTCTTCCCTGTTTGCTGGTCATAGCGATAGCGCTGCTCCACGCTGAATCGCCCCGGTATTCGCGCGCCCAGCTTCTGCTTCGCGCACTGGAGGGCCAGGCGGTGCTTCTCATTGCCCAGTTGCATGGCCCGGGTCACCTTCCTTCCACACGGGTCCTTCCCCAACTCCTCCTGGCATTGGCTTCGTGAGGGATTGTTGCCGCCGAAGTGCTGGCGATTGACCGTCTCGTTCGCCCATTCGGCGCACTCCACCAACTCGCGCTCGATGCTGGACTTCATATTGGGGGTCAGCACCTCGAGGGTGGCCGCCATGGAGGCGACCTCGGCGGCGCCTCGGAGGGTTGTGGGCACCACGGTTTCCTCGCCCGCGATGCGAGCGCAGTAACCAGGATTCTGCCGACAGGCGCTCGTCGCCGAGTCGAAGGCGTGACCCGCCGAGCCGCGGATCAGAAGCAGGGTGCTCATGGCGAGCACTGCTGGGTGTGTTTGGAGCCAATGGCGCATGGGATGTCTCGGGCCGGACCTCGCAACCTCCAACATCCTGTCTCCTGGCACAACCCGTGAAAGTGGCCCTTGACTTGCCGTGCCGGGACATGGCAAGAGTGCGCTCGCGAGATAATGATAATGAGAACCATTCTCATTATCTCCTGGTCATTCAGGCCGGCGGTTTCCGGCCATTGGGAAGAGGGAACGGATGGGAACGACCAACAAGGTGGCGCTGGTGACGGGTGCCGCGCAGGGCATCGGGGCGGCGGTGGCTCGGGCATTGTCCGAGGGCGCGTCGATCGCGGCGCTCGACACCCGGGAGGAGGGTCTGTCCGTTCTCGTGGAGGAGCTGCGCCAGCGCGGGTGCCGTGCCGCGGCCTTCAAGGTCGACGTGAGCGACAGCGCCGCGGTCGAGGCGGTGGTCGAGCGGGTCGAACGCGAGCTGGGGCCCATCGAGATCCTCGCCAATGTGGCCGGGGTGCTGCGGATGGGCTCGGTCGTGTCGCTCAGCGACGAGGACTGGGCGACCACCTTCGCCGTCAACACCCACGGTGTCTTCCATGTCTCCCGCGCGGTCGCCCGGCGCATGGTGCCGCGCAAGTCCGGGGTGATCGTCACCGTCGGCTCGAACGCCGCCGGAGTTCCCCGCATGCAGATGGCCGCCTATGCCGCCTCCAAGGCCGCCTCCACCATGTTCACCAAGTGCCTGGGGCTGGAGCTGGCGCAGCACAACATCCGCTGCAACGTGGTGTCTCCCGGCTCCACCGACACGGCCATGCAGCGCGCTCTGTGGGCCGACGAGCACGGCGCGCAGGCGGTGATCTCCGGCTCGCTCGAGACCTTCCGTCTGGGCATTCCGCTGCGCCGGATCGCCACTCCCGCCGATATCGCCGACGCGGTGGCGTTCCTCGTCTCCGACCGCGCCCGCCACATCACCCTGCACGACCTGTGTGTCGACGGCGGCGCGACCCTGGGCGCCTAGCCCTCGATTGCTCGCGGGGCTCCCTCTCCGCGACACCCTTTTTTCACCCAAAATTTGAGAATGGTTTTCATTTTCAATAGCAGAAGGTGCCTGTGATGAACGAACGTCCCCTGGTGCCACAGATGCTGGCGACGCAGTTGCTCGAGAGTTACGAGGCGGGCTCGTCCTTCTTCTTCGCCTCGCCCAAACGGACGATGTTGGCACGAGGCGCGTTCGCCACCGTGCCGCATCCCGGAGGCGCGAACTCGCTGGAGCTCCTGCCCGAGCGCGTGGCGGCGGTGCTCGCCGAGGCCCGCGAGGCCTCCCACGACATCCCCGTGGTGGTGGGCGCGGTGCCCTTCGACGGGGCGATTCCCGCCCAGCTGGTGGTGCCCACGACCATCCAGCGCGCGGGGCCGTTGGTGTTCGATACGGATGCGCCCGTGCAGCGCCCGCTGGCGGCGCGTTACACGGTGCAGCCCGTGCCCGAGCCCGCCGCCTATCTCAACGGCGTGGCGCAAGCGCTGAAGCTGATGCAGAGCGGACCGCTGCGCAAGGTGGTGTTGTCCCGCTCGCTGCATCTCAACGCCGCCACGCCCATTGATCTGCGGCAACTGCTGCGCAACCTGGCCCGGCGCAACCCCGCCGGCTACACCTTCGCGGTGGATCTGCCCCCGCAGCTGGCGGCCACTCCTGGACAGGGGCAGCGCACGCTGATCGGCGCCAGTCCGGAGCTGTTGGTCTCGCGCTCGGGGTTGCAGGTGCTCGCCAATCCGCTGGCGGGCACGGTGCCGCGCAGCGCCGACCCGATCGAGGATCAGGAGCGGGCCGCCGCGCTGCTGGTCTCGCCAAAGGATCTCCACGAGCACGCCGTGGTGATCGAGTCGGTCGCGGAGGCACTGCGGCCGTTCTGCAAGAAGCTGGACGTGCCGGCGGGGCCGTCCCTCGTCAGCACGCCGACCCTGTGGCACCTGTCGAGCCGGATCAGCGGCGAGCTGAAGGATCCGTCCATCTCGTCGCTGACGCTGGCCGTGGCGATGCATCCCACGCCAGCGGTGTGCGGCTACCCGACCGAGCTGGCCCACGCGGCCATCGGGACGATCGAGCCGTTCGAGCGTGGCTTCTACACGGGCACGGTGGGCTGGTGCGACGCGAACGGTGACGGCCAGTGGGCGGTGACGATCCGCTGCGCCGAGGCCAACGAACACTCGTTGCGGCTGTTCGCGGGGGCGGGAATCGTGGTCGGTTCGAAGCCGGAGTCCGAGCTGGCCGAGACCGAGGCGAAGTTCCGGACCATGCTCCAGGCGATGGGGCTGGGGCAGGGCGTCGAGGTGCAGCCATGACGGGCCCCGGGCAGGAGGCCACTTCGCTCCCGGGCTGCCCCACGTGGCCCGAGGAGTTCGCCACGCGCTACCGGCAGGCCGGCTACTGGCGCGGCGAGACCTTCGGGCAGATGTTGCGTGAGCGGGCCCAGCGTCACGGTGAGCGCACCGCGATCGTCTCCGGGAACCAGCGCCTGAGCTACCGCGAGCTCGACGGACGCGTGGACCAGTTGGCCGCCGGGTTTCATGGTCTGGGCATCAAGGCGAGGGACCGGGTGGTGGTCCAGCTGACCAACGTCGCCGCGTTCTATGAGGTGATCTTCGCGCTGTTCCGGATGGGCGCGCTGCCGGTGTTCGCGCTCCCCGCGCACCGCAGCTCCGAAATCAACTACTTCTGCTCGTTCACCGAGGCGGTCGCCTACGTCATTGCCGACAAGCACGCGGGTTTCGACTACCGCACGTTGGCCGGACAGGTTCGCGAAGCGGTGCCGACCCTGCGGCACGTGATTGTCGCTGGAGAGGCGGGCCCGTTCACCGCGTTGAGCGGCCTGTACGCCTCGCCAACCGAGCTGCCGGAGGGGCCG contains:
- a CDS encoding spermidine synthase translates to MSLSVVHEAPSPFGTVYVVDEGDQRTLRFDSPEGALQSAILKSDPLAVPTNYVRVATAGLALTRGRSRVLVVGLGGGAFPMLMHRLLPRRAQVDVVEINPVVVDVARRFFGVREDSRLHIHVGDGARFMARQGARYDLILLDAFSDSGTPDHLKEALFLEDVRRRLALGGVAVLNIALEESRKVAQRLETFAGAFEGCAKLRGASGYNNLILVGTLEPLPPEPLFRQQLWRLARELDFPALTESVVSFERAALSRAEPQD
- a CDS encoding MSCRAMM family protein gives rise to the protein MFVRELWVSRLLGAVVGVFVLVVSGCAHEPVGPSRSEASAPQGTPVREPLPTGSLVLRGVVTWEGKPVAGATVSAVLHADVPLSARDCVQGEPGMTILDPGCGAMKGELAQTADWLGRRSPLRETVTDADGWFEFSNLRAATYDLWASGPKGTAFVAAIPAGANVAQVPLEAGRPVTVDVMDGNSGQPLAGAQVALLPRAGGYAFLATSDAGGKVVFPRVPTGEFHAVASFPGRLAEAGPVGGDALSLRLHVPRTLSGRVLRQGEGAAGLRVQLEGEGWRRLEETRADGSFRMEGLPPGRYTLRVREGKEIATAAVRIPEEGDFTDARLSLEPCGEVTGRVARPNGAPIQGAELELLLTRDDVWRRLVTTTSADGRFRFECVDPGQVGLSIKAAGHVLPSEPMRRDLAAGSSVSADFTLQQAAPVRGRILDPEGRGLRGVRIRFFPREARSLPDSGEARGDVPRGGSATTAGDGSFEVDGLAPGRYEYELSPDETFFEARGEVRLPATNLRLKLRRKPVPTGVLERGSERLRARLSLAGE
- a CDS encoding vWA domain-containing protein, producing MSFAENPEPRCPCVLLLDTSGSMNGRPIEALNAGLLQYRDELAADSLASKRVEVAVVTFGGQVQTLHDFSTADAFFPSPLMAEGNTPMGEAIVRATDMLSVRKSLYRQNGILFYRPWIFLITDGGPTDAWQSAAERVRQGEASKAFSFFAVGVEGANLDVLKQISVREPLKLDGLRFRDLFQWLSNSQKAVSRSQTTDEVRLANPAAPGGWASV
- a CDS encoding PP2C family serine/threonine-protein phosphatase, which produces MWRLLQQSLEGTSHRRSATPCQDSCAGTATCPGQESFLVVACADGAGSAGLSQEGSALACRRFVEVACEALEREGPEALRDPERIRGWYREVRRTLEEEATRREVPVRELACTLLTAVVGENAAVFAQVGDGAIVVRQGEGYVPIFWPQVGEYANTTWFVTSPDLEQVLQVVCGEPVDEVALFTDGLQMLALHFASRSVHRPFFEPLFTALRGAAHPEDLVVPLRSFLDSPAVNERTDDDKTLVLAVREGRAPVEGTP
- a CDS encoding SH3 domain-containing protein; translation: MSQTLLFNARGERIALGPELGRGGEGAVYALPRDAWHVAKVYLSAPPAEQGQKLLWMAAHAPKGVEKLAAWPREVLHEGRAGGPVRGFTMPRVNGFKPIHLLYSTASRRKEFPTADWAFLVQTALNCASVFEELHALGHLVGDVNESNLLVSPKDATVRLIDCDSFQIRAGSRVYRCEVGVPLFTPPELQGQSFAGLERTASHEGFSLAVLLFHLLFLGRHPFTGVFAGQGEMTPERAIREFRFAYGRNARALQMTPPAIHLPLATLPKELAGLFEQAFAPEASRTGRPGATAWYRALQGLARALRTCPQEPTHKYPQHLAACPWCEMLATRGVAFFTAPGNQAPAQGFTCGFPDIEPLWVEAQRLLSPKLTAPVPVAPMPALPDWLPEDLQAEVNRVRQASLAMLVGGVLATVGWWVLVLASSRVGQLILVPACTLLASASVLWWKGRRDLRLPGLMAEQQELLRQAESGLAAAQAEYERFKEELNRLGERARQLLHGLRAEYGRLQPEYEAEQRRQLQHREALQREQFLRGVLIEDQEIEGIKQGLKSNLVRWGIESAYDVLKEDVRQVPGFGAVRSARLVAWAKEVEKGFRFDPSLAVSEAERRALVSHFLHRKASLRSRLEAEVAPLRTWSQEMVKRSGELAAKVEGAQQMKMRATLGMPAAQPAMDAALKPRVWEDPRCVLGLVAAVVLGGLVGLMTRSPGRTEPMTVARPLVVQEQVEHELPAEVLPQDCMARERATTVAPVLERLSAGSRLEVVAEESGWRKVVLASGREGWTGPGCWSAP
- a CDS encoding SMI1/KNR4 family protein, which translates into the protein MTIRWLNYLWQKPHPATLDEIELLARHWGVRLPEQYRTIVSLHQGMVPEPCVFDVGRGTDVFNTLLTICEDEKWRAYSARNAYQTLKPHVPSGIYPFGDTPGGQYVCFDYRTTPDEPKIVLVTVETDIHPIADSFSAFLAMLHD
- a CDS encoding DUF3396 domain-containing protein, producing MSEHYPRIRLTSWHGGLLMRESLSLCFYMQRSHEEVAPAVARSLEVYLRAVGPRALAWYPDDHGEWWELDASGWDVVQRQLSDESWPGSHIFDLCESPDSARGYEVEYCGKGLEAFHPGAVCAVSFWLPTEYLEEHGPSHVRKLALELAAPLPFSSGHAGLAFNRLGTPPELQHLRFRYPGMDVPDLMRLSWNIGTRVKGPSWLTFLGQPVLGELGGSTGLRSRLSSPDISVQEMEGERAVVTLGEWPEAGDTEQGRDLPLYRELARVLEPWLYQEPPSRDSLAAEDMRRWERRFLD
- a CDS encoding 2,3-dihydro-2,3-dihydroxybenzoate dehydrogenase, giving the protein MGTTNKVALVTGAAQGIGAAVARALSEGASIAALDTREEGLSVLVEELRQRGCRAAAFKVDVSDSAAVEAVVERVERELGPIEILANVAGVLRMGSVVSLSDEDWATTFAVNTHGVFHVSRAVARRMVPRKSGVIVTVGSNAAGVPRMQMAAYAASKAASTMFTKCLGLELAQHNIRCNVVSPGSTDTAMQRALWADEHGAQAVISGSLETFRLGIPLRRIATPADIADAVAFLVSDRARHITLHDLCVDGGATLGA
- the dhbC gene encoding isochorismate synthase DhbC, with the translated sequence MNERPLVPQMLATQLLESYEAGSSFFFASPKRTMLARGAFATVPHPGGANSLELLPERVAAVLAEAREASHDIPVVVGAVPFDGAIPAQLVVPTTIQRAGPLVFDTDAPVQRPLAARYTVQPVPEPAAYLNGVAQALKLMQSGPLRKVVLSRSLHLNAATPIDLRQLLRNLARRNPAGYTFAVDLPPQLAATPGQGQRTLIGASPELLVSRSGLQVLANPLAGTVPRSADPIEDQERAAALLVSPKDLHEHAVVIESVAEALRPFCKKLDVPAGPSLVSTPTLWHLSSRISGELKDPSISSLTLAVAMHPTPAVCGYPTELAHAAIGTIEPFERGFYTGTVGWCDANGDGQWAVTIRCAEANEHSLRLFAGAGIVVGSKPESELAETEAKFRTMLQAMGLGQGVEVQP